Within the Salvia hispanica cultivar TCC Black 2014 chromosome 4, UniMelb_Shisp_WGS_1.0, whole genome shotgun sequence genome, the region AGCAAATTGCCAAAACCTAACTCTAGCTATAATCCTTTGACGAGAAGGGATCTAAATGTAGGTTGTTAGATGGCAGGCAATAAGATCTTCGTTGTCCCTGTCTTTTTGTAATCTTAAGCTGTAACTCTATAATCATTTTTGTAGATATGTAGTGTAAATTCTTTACATTATTACGATGATATACTACCACCATAGATACCTAAGATTTGCATCTCTTGCTCTAATTTGAGGTGCTGGTAGTATATTTCTTTGGAAATGTGTTGCAAATAGTGTGAATGACAcaaatagttatttttttatgctcTTGGCCTCTATTTGAATTGATCATATGAATGCATGGATTTCGAATCATGAATGAGTTTATTATAGATTTGTTTGCACCaagttctatttttatttgatcaacCCATGTGTGATGCGCAACAGGCGACACTTGCAATGTGTACACACTTttgtattactccctccattccaaggtagttgagacatttcttttagGCATGAGATGTAAGAAATTGATGTGTTAAAGGTTAAAGTGGAAAGACTAAAGTAAGTGATCAAGGTCTTTCAAGTCTGATTAAACGTTAGTAAAACTATTCATAATTGAAAaagtgttttcattttaaatgaatGACAAGTGAAGGAGCTTATGATATGGTATCaagatattctattttaatttcgaataaaaaagaggaaattttGGCAGTTGCAAAATTATGCTATCTTGACtcaatattgattatgataatttttggAGTCTATAGACAACTCAAAGGATCTATAGGTGGACATTAGACAAAACTATCAATCCAACCAAACTCacaaatataactaaaaaataaaaattatctttatttgTGACTTGTGAGATGGGGATGACTTTCAACGGTGGAGATCAAGGACACGCCATACGTACAACCAGATTTACTCATAACCTTGATGTGTGCAAGGTTATgcatgtaaataaatatttaaatcagaTTTGGTTTGTCCGCTTCCTAATTGGATGATACAGTGATTTTTGGAAGATAACAATCTTGATAGTCAAAGGCCTAGAACATATTGGAACATGTTACTATCAAATAATTCTGTCAAAGTCGTGGCTCATTGATGTCAATTAATGATACTCTACGTGGCCAAATAGGGTTTGGTACAACTAAATATGTACAGTTGAGTGAAAATAAATGATGttttagattatttaatagtagaaaaaaaaagtactactaatttCCATGAGTCTTATTCTTATTTACACATGAATAATGAAATGTGTGTGTAGGTAAAGTGGAATAGCTTGAAGCGGACAAGGAATCCTATTATCATCGAAGCTACTAttgaaattttcttttccctATTGAAAGGAAATGAATCAACTTGACTGAGAATCCGAAAAATGAATACGTCTTTCATAGGTTGGAATGAagtttgtattatttttttcgtcTTTCAAAAAATCGTCGTATATATGCCCAGTAACTCGCTCTTATAGACAAATTATGgtccaatttttcttcttctcaaggttgttacattttctttttcaacaaTTGAAGTCGTATGTTAAACCGTCCTAATCAATAGTGTGATTAATACATGTTCAAATCTAAGAAATCGATGTCAACAGGTCGTACTCAACtctcttttttcaattcttaGAATTTTTATGTGATTCTATAGAATGTTACATCAAACTCAAGCAATCAAGTGCTAGAATTATTAGTGTGGGTCGTGGGgcatatatatgaatatatttaaagatctgttattaattttgtatttataaaatagagattttaactaaaaaatagaAGCACGAGAATTGTTACATAAGTTGGCAGGAGTACTTGTTAAACACATACACTTTTCATtgctatataatatatatatatatatatatagcggCTGTGTGTGCGATTCATTGTAAAACAATTTATACTATGTTTAATTTAACTAACATACGTTTCtgctatattattttttcttactttactttctcttcactttaactactTATTATCATCTTCACAAAACAACGGCCGAAAAGAAGCGcatcacttatagtgggacagaggaagtatgtaacacaataaaattgatatttttggcATTTATCAGTACTATAAGTTCGATATACCAATATTTcggtattttatttttcactcatAATTGTGTATGTTGTGTGCTTATAATATATGTTGTGTATGTACCATGTGTTATAATAGTTTGTATTATGTGTGCACTACATGTGTATagagtgtgtgttgtgtgtgtgcatgcTATGTGTATTGTGTAAACTATATGTATTTGTGAATTGTGAGTGTGTGAATGCTATGTGAGTATTGTGTGCGTGCGTGTCATGTGTGTATATGCAGCAATATGTGTTGTCTATATGGTATGTATCGTGTGTGTCAATGTGTGTGCACGCGCgcaatgtatatatatgtagtgtGTTGTGTGCATGCGAGTTATGTTTGCATGTGAGTTATGTGCAGTGCGTATACTATGTTTGTTTGTATTGTGTGTGATACAGGAAGATGTTCCTTTAATACTTATGGCTCTCGGGAGTCTCTTTGTAGGATACTTTGGTTAATTTTATACCTATTTAGAATTTCAAtagtttttaatataaaattaaattatagaattaaaaaaattgaaattgtaattaattttaaatatatagtaccactatattttatactccttccgtccgtcattaggagtctcggtcACTTTTGTacactcattttgtaaaaataataataaatagttaaagtggggaaatggtaaagtaagtgagagaataatgttgagaaaaGTCTTATATAagttattatctctcttactttaccatttctccacttaaactatttattatcatttttacaaaacgagtgcgcaaaagtgactGAGAGAcatacggagggagtagtagatTATAATTCCAATACTCAATTTCATAATACTCCCAAATGaatctaattataaaaaaccaaaatattgAAGTAGGGGCCTTCCGTTAGAGATCGCGTGCTTCTGCGGCAATACCCAATAGAGTGATGAACGCTAACAACTCCTTAGTTAAAATGAGAGCAACaccattatcattattataagttagtaaatgtttaaaaataaatcagaaaTTGTGTGAATTGCGACATGAACACGACCAGAACCAGGCCCtcaattaaaatcattttcacCAACATAAAAAGAGACAGTCACCGTATTTCTCCCCCAATTGACCCCTTTTGATTTCCTGCAAATTCAACCAATCGATTGCCCAAAACCATGGGTTTGGAGAACGTAAGCGGCCTCGCGATGCATGTTATCCTCTCCAAATCGGGCCCTACCGAAGCCGCCGCCGTCGCCTGCCTCGGCAAGCGCTTTCGCGCCTGGGCCTCCGATGACCTCTTATGGGCCCAGTTCTGCTCACACGAGCTCGATCTCACCTCCCCTCTCGATCCTGACGACAATCCCGCCCCTTCATTCAAGGTCCCTTTTTTAATtgggtttttattttatctattaccACTTTTTTCCTACTTCAGTTGTAATTTTGAGTTactttttttgtgaatttgagTCACTGGGTTGATAAAGATGCTTGCTCCTGATTAGGTGGAAATGAGTGggatttttttatgaaaatgtatTTTGATGAAGCAGGAATACCTTCATTATATAGCTCTattgaaaacaaaaggaaTACCCTTCATTAAAATTTCGATGAATGTTTTCTAGGTTTAgcttgaattttgaatttgctgcttgttcctttttctatataattttgaaGTGGAGAAAATTGTGCCTTTTGTGTGTAGGCAGCTTATCAAGCATGGCGGGAGAGTTTTTCGATGTATCCATGGCCACTTGTCTTACGGGTTAGAAGGTGCTGGGGCAGAATTAAGGCATGGTTGGCAGTAAACTTTCCGGAGGCTTTGCCAACTCTGCGCAAAGGCGCATCAGAAGATGCGATTGAGGATTTTGAGAAGGCTTTGAAAGTTAAACTGCCTCTCCCTACTAGGGTGCTCTACCGATTTTGTGATGGTCAAGAGCTACCGGATGAGGGCTCGAGTGGAGGGATGCCGTCGAGTTTATTGGGTATAATTGGTGGCTACACTCTATATGATCACTTGGTGAATGTGTTTTTGTTACCCTTGAGCCAAATCATACTTGACACGAAGAGTATTATGGATCAAATCGGGCTGAGCAGTAGATCCAAGTATATTGTAGTGGCAGCTTCTGCTACTTACAGTGAAAAGCTTTTCTTTTTGAACTGTGGCAGTGGCCAGCTTTTCGTTGGCACAAGGAATCTTGTGACGGATGGGGAGATGCTTCCTTGTGTTCCGGATACATTGATCAGTTCTGTGCATGATCGATCAGGAAGCCAGCAGCAGGATGCCATGCTTTTGTGGCTTGAAGAACATGGTCGTCGGTTGGAAGAGGGCATTATTAAAGTTCGCCAACAAAGGAAAATGCGAAGTATCAATTTGTTCCCGGAAGAGCCACCCCTCTGTACGTCTGCTATAACAAATGGTGTTAAGGTAGCTGATCAAATATATTATAGTTCCCTAATAACCTGGCTGCAGTTTAGTGTGGAAAATTCCCCCTTTTATGGGATTCTGAAGAATGCAACTGTTTTCATTCtagcataaaaaatagtttttgatTGATGTGTAATAATCTACTatcatttattcatttgattttatatttcgCTAAATCACTATGGTCCTGttcatgatataaaaaaaactcactGAAAAGGATGATTTAGAGTGTTtgtatagtgttgttttgctGAGCTCTGCTGAATATGCTTTACAGTCATGATTTGCTGGAATGTGTAATTACTGCTATAACCAACCACTGATTAGCTAGTTAGTTTGCTAATGATTTTCTCGTTTTGTTTAAGGTTCGTGCTTCTGCTGCATTTCTGCCTGAGTTCAGCAACCTCCAAGATGAATTAGAGAAGTTTCTGTTTGCATATTCAATTCGCATGTCTCTTTCACCCGATGGCTGTGTCATCAATGGGTTGACCTTCAGTTCTTGCCAATTGTATTGGAGACAGTGGATTATACGTGCTAATGATACAATTGTCTCTAATGTAAATGGGGAAGCGGTGATTGGGAAGGTTGGTTTTGTCAATTGCTCTTGAGATCCCTTTCAATGCCAGAAATGATAGAGTACATGTGTCTTCAATTATCAGCCTAGATTTTGCAAATATTTTAGCTCTACATATTGTATCTTGCAGTTTCCACTACTTCGTCCTGGTGAGGCAGAGTTTGTTTATGAGAGTTGTACATCTCTACGTGCATCCAAAGGATCAGTCGAAGgctcttttacttttgttcccGGAAGGTACACAATAATCCTTatcaagtactccctccgtcccaccgTAGTTGAGGCATATCTTTTTGGTCcaggatttaagaaaatgttgtttagtgagttaattgaaaagagaataaagtatgagaaatgactccactatAGTGGAACtgctaaaaaaggaataatACTCAACTACCACGGAACAGAATGAGTACAATTTTGTGGATTAGACATTTCTATAGAGTGCACACGACGTCTTCTCATCTATCATCATCCCAGCATAAAGATTTAGATGGTTTTGTCATTCCCACTTCATTTGTTTCTATAGTCTGAGACACATCAGTTATAAATTTTTCTGAGattttattgatgtttttgCATTATCTGAAAAGACTTTAACTAGAGTTGGATAAAAAGGGAAGATTTACACGTCTGCTTCTGCTCCTTGACCTCTCCATAAGGAGAGATTATTAGCccataatgaaaaattatgcTCTACTCATTCTTGTAGCTACAAAAGCATCCTTTGATCTTTTTACGGAAGGGAGATTTTTTGCTTGCTTaactataagaaaatatgtgaAAGATGatagaaagaagaaaacaagGATGGAAAAGCTATCCTTTGATCTTCAAAGTATGAGAGATTTTCTTGAACAACTTGTGTACAGAGTCTTAcaagaatttgaaattgaagtaatattcaataaaacaacaatttaaaatgttgGTGTTTGGTTACTATGTCTTCAGATTAGTTGATCCAGAAGGTGCCCCATTCCCCGTGGAAGTAGCTCGATTTCCCCTTCAGCTTCCAGACTACATATTCTGATGAACATACTTGCGATGCAACTTTGTTATGTTATATGATATGCTCAACATTCTTTCATTGTTGAAGCTTGGTGtatccttttcctttttatttgtaaggaatgtgtgattttgattgttgGTAGAATGATGGTGTAATTGCTTTTTAGTATACTTACATCATTTGGGGAGTATATCTTTTTGGCTAAAAGTCCTCCATTTGGCCACCTGGTTTAGCCTTGTTTGCTTCACATTGCTGTTACACAGATATACTcgctccgtcccacaagaatatgcaactctttcctttttagtctgtcccacgagaatatgcattttttaattttagaattctTTTCTGTCTAATAAGGTGGTACTTATTATTCTCCACCAACAAtaatgagtgcagaaaatgaaaagtcTCTATTAAGATGGAAACGGGGGTATATATCATATCGTTTTACTAGAACGAGAGGAAAACAAAGATGGTGTATATAAAATGTTGTGATAATTGTCATGGATTTTATGTCATTGGAGTTCATCCTTACATACATAGCAATCTTACATTAGAAATAACCAATTAACAATTTCGAAATACCAATAATCATTATCTTCATGAGTTCTAAGTCAGCTGAAAATTACAAGttgaaaagaggaaaaaaattgcataGTTCTACTGGTTTGGAGAGAATGGAATGGCAAAGGAGGATAATGAAATGTGGATTTAAATATTGAACAAGATTGCGAAATTTGAAAGGCCATCTAGCTTTGGAGAATTTAAGTAAATTTCTATATGACTTAACACGACTTCTTCAATATCTCTATATCTTCACCAAAACATATATAGCAACGCGGGAACTGCGATAATCGGGATGCCATTGGCCTTCATCAACTCGCCCAACAACGAATTCTTTACGAGCAGCTTCCAAGAAGTATTCCAGGATAGCATCTGTTTACATTACATCAACCAAAATCATGAGACAGTTTACCGAACCTGtcacaaaaataataggaACCGAGCAATACCATTGCGAAGCTCCCCAGCCAAGACGACAGTCGTGTGCTTCCCACAAAGTTCTACAAGCGTTTCCATCAGATCAACCACAGCTCCTTCGCTGTATACAACATCTGAGCCAATCACTGTCATAATTGTTTTCCGAAGTCAGCAATTTTCTTTCTACAACGATAGTATTTTTCACACACCCCTTTACGCCATAGGTCGTGAGTCAAGATATATtggatagagggagtactaacCAAAATCAGGTGAAGGGTCAGTGAAATCCTTGTCGAGATCATCTCCCCATGTTAGTTCTTCCACTCTTGCAGACCCTCGGATGTCTCCATAGAGATTGGTCTCAACGTTCTTTTTCAGTAGCTTCAGTCGATCAGGCAGGTCGGTCAGAATTGCATGAGCTCCTAATAAAGCAGCAATGCAgctgaaaattgaaaccatGGCTCAAAAAGTTTCACTAAGCTTGCTAAGTGTCAAAAAAGCGAATACAACTGATGAAATTTACCCGACTAATCCACAGCCGGAGCCCAACTCAACAACATTCTTCCCTTGGAGCGAAATCTTTCCAGATTCAACAGAGTGTTCTAGAAACTTCCCAAGAATAATGCCACTGTCCCACATCACAGACCCAGTTACTCCAGGAGTGCCCTGC harbors:
- the LOC125223853 gene encoding F-box protein SKIP16 isoform X2, producing MYPWPLVLRVRRCWGRIKAWLAVNFPEALPTLRKGASEDAIEDFEKALKVKLPLPTRVLYRFCDGQELPDEGSSGGMPSSLLGIIGGYTLYDHLVNVFLLPLSQIILDTKSIMDQIGLSSRSKYIVVAASATYSEKLFFLNCGSGQLFVGTRNLVTDGEMLPCVPDTLISSVHDRSGSQQQDAMLLWLEEHGRRLEEGIIKVRQQRKMRSINLFPEEPPLCTSAITNGVKVRASAAFLPEFSNLQDELEKFLFAYSIRMSLSPDGCVINGLTFSSCQLYWRQWIIRANDTIVSNVNGEAVIGKFPLLRPGEAEFVYESCTSLRASKGSVEGSFTFVPGRLVDPEGAPFPVEVARFPLQLPDYIF
- the LOC125223853 gene encoding F-box protein SKIP16 isoform X1, which codes for MGLENVSGLAMHVILSKSGPTEAAAVACLGKRFRAWASDDLLWAQFCSHELDLTSPLDPDDNPAPSFKAAYQAWRESFSMYPWPLVLRVRRCWGRIKAWLAVNFPEALPTLRKGASEDAIEDFEKALKVKLPLPTRVLYRFCDGQELPDEGSSGGMPSSLLGIIGGYTLYDHLVNVFLLPLSQIILDTKSIMDQIGLSSRSKYIVVAASATYSEKLFFLNCGSGQLFVGTRNLVTDGEMLPCVPDTLISSVHDRSGSQQQDAMLLWLEEHGRRLEEGIIKVRQQRKMRSINLFPEEPPLCTSAITNGVKVRASAAFLPEFSNLQDELEKFLFAYSIRMSLSPDGCVINGLTFSSCQLYWRQWIIRANDTIVSNVNGEAVIGKFPLLRPGEAEFVYESCTSLRASKGSVEGSFTFVPGRLVDPEGAPFPVEVARFPLQLPDYIF
- the LOC125219423 gene encoding protein N-lysine methyltransferase METTL21A, with protein sequence MAGIAEEPPEEENVVAELGLYKGQVKLVIDCEEEIMLLWAIQQPIFSKNNAFVSQSSLQLKIDACGRSLSILQSPSSLGTPGVTGSVMWDSGIILGKFLEHSVESGKISLQGKNVVELGSGCGLVGCIAALLGAHAILTDLPDRLKLLKKNVETNLYGDIRGSARVEELTWGDDLDKDFTDPSPDFVIGSDVVYSEGAVVDLMETLVELCGKHTTVVLAGELRNDAILEYFLEAARKEFVVGRVDEGQWHPDYRSSRVAIYVLVKI